The Coturnix japonica isolate 7356 chromosome 6, Coturnix japonica 2.1, whole genome shotgun sequence genomic sequence aaatcttcCATTCTGTCAGCATCTCAGTGTGTTGGCCCCTCACCTGTGAGCAGGACCAAGGGCTGGGGTCAGCCATGGGGAGAAGCTGTCCTGGCACAGTTCGAGCACAGGCAGTGCCCCCAGGGTCAGAGCATCCCTCAAGCAGCACTGGGCAGCTCAGGTGCTTCCCTTCTCTGCTGCCCCCACATCTTGATTTGAGTAGGATCATAAAATAAGCAAGTTTCAAGTTATGAGATCTTACCAGGCAGCTCTTTGACCGTTACAAAGCTAAAAGTGTTTTTCGGCTCAGACTTTTCCAGCACTTCAGTGTTAGCTGCCTTACTGTGTCCACTCACAAGAAAATCCTTCCCTGTTTAACCACCCAGAGCATATTGCAGAGCCTAGAGCTGCAGATGACTTACCTTCCAGGTGATAGAGCCCCtgtccctccccccccagctAAGCaaatattaagagaaaaacaaatatttagtaATGGCAAGGATACATCAAAATAAGTTAAAGCATTAAGGCAACATGTGGAGAAAGGAGAGTATTTCCTCATTGTGTGAAtacatttttctaaaataatatcTGAGATCAGAACTGGGAAAATGTTGTTTAAAATAGATCCCTATCATAAGAATTGATAACATTTTGCAGTTTAATACTTGCTGCAAGGCAATTTTTCAGTTACTTAAAATGTCACTTAGGCGGAACAAATTATAATCTGGGGCTTCCTGCAAATGTGTTGACACAATTCATTAAATTACTCATTCTTTTGACAGCCCTTCAATACATTCGTGGAACGTGACTCTAGAACTACTGGGAGGAATATAAGTGCAACCGTTTGTGTGTTACATGTACCCATCTCAACCTAAAAGAGGGTAGAAGTCTCATCTTTTGTTCTGTATCAAGTTCCCATACAATTCATTACAAGttaattgcttattttctttccttctcaaagGTTACCTGCAACTGTTCTTTGTGTTTACTCTCTTAATCTTACATTTGAAGAGATGAGCCAATTGAAGTCAGAGATTTATATCCTACAACAGAAAGGGAGGTTTTGTACTATcacagagaaaaggcaaaacatTGGCAAGATGAAGCTGCTGGTGCCTCTCTAAAATCTTTTCCTTGAAATCTTTTCACTGGAACACACTTAGCAAAACCTTCCAATTTCCAGGGCTGAATCTGGTGAGCTGCTTTCCCTGTGTGCTTCAGAGGCTTTCCCATCTCCAGCGCCTGTGACAGCAGAGAGCATTCCTTGTTCCATGGGACGACATCTGTTCCATGAATTTAAAATCAATCACATACAATGTTAGAAGTTGATCCTTCCAAGTCAACATTCTGCTTTGTCTTCAGAGATCTTAGATAAAAATTCTAACTGTTGTTCCAAACAGCGCACAGATATCAAATATATGGTTGGCTGATTGGCTGTCACAAACAAGCTGACATTTGTGACACCTCTCTCCCCTTTCAGGATATTATCTCTTCATGTAACATTAGGCTTCAATAAATAGCGTCAACTCTATTTGTCACAGCTTAGCTTATTACTGGCCTATCCTTTGAGTATTTTAGGCTCTCATCCACCATTTTTCATGCACTTATTgacatttttcttgatttttcttcgaagcttttctttcattttgttaagctttcattattttatttttattattccttttccctccaaaaatatatattcttttctccaGCAGAGGAGGGAAATAGATTTTCCACACAACACCTTCAGAATTTAAGACTTATacagagcacaaaacaaaacttacagTAGTAGGTACTGGAGGTACTGGTATCGATTATTTGCTTCCGTGTTGGTAAGATAAGGCAAGAGAGACATGTTtggaggaaataaaggaaataaaatgtcactTGCACATGCTGATTTGGTGAGGCCAGCCTGTTCTTATGAAAGTGCCTGTGTCAAAAGAACTCACACTACTTTCTGGATGCTTCACCCTCCTGCTGAGGGTGTGATGCTTACAGAGCCCATCGGAGCAGCAGGTCTTACCATCTCACAGCCCACTGCCTTAAGTGGGTCCAGAACTGCAGCATGCAGAACTGTACCAGCAGAGGAGaagcactgacagcactgctcGGTAACTCCCCACACAGATGTATCTGAAAAACAAGGTCTGTGCTCATCTTAACATAAAATCTTAGAGGTGCTgctacattttccttcttaaacAATTTAATTCTGGATGCATTTCATACCCATGTGAAATGTAATAAagggtggtttttttcttgcaattttccctccttttttatCATCTCCCTTGTTGTCCTTCCTCTCCTGAGCCGTCTGTCTTGATAAACTGTCATTTTCATTTGCctgttgtgtattttttttctttccttttcatcttcttttcctggAAACCAATATAAGTCTGGTGAAGACCTGCTGTTgggaataataaataaagtataGGTACACATTTCTTCTACCTTGGGGAAATACGTTGTCAAgatatttagaatattttatcAGAGGCTGGGTAAAATTCCATGGACAAATATTATTGCAACCTTGATTTTTATTCCCAGCATGTAGTTTAGCAAATAACACTCTTGTCCAACTTCTAGCAAAGATGTTgcagctgcagtttcttttctgtcttttcttgcctttgtgaaaataaatcatcCCCACTCTGTGGCAGTGAAATAGAGAGGTTACCATTCACATCTTTGGCGTTTCTTATCATCATCAAAATAAATAGTCGCACCTGTGCAAGCTAAATAAATGGGAAGTGATGTCTTCCCTTTTTTTGAACCAGCAAATATGAGCAGCAAGCTGtcagctgaaaagagaaaaaaacaattacaatGAAATTTATTCTAGAAATTCTTGATCACTCTGAAAAACAGTTCTCAGCCTGTTTCAGCCTACAGCTTTATGAAGGAAACTGTGAAGGTTATGATTAAAGTGACCATTGAGATTCAAGCTACTGAGTTGCTGAGATAGGTGGTGCCAAATATCTTTAGCTCCCTAAAATGCTAAAGGCAGAACTGAAGCCAAAGAgacatatacacatatatatctgACAGCTGCTACCCTGAGTTGCCCACTGGAGGTACATTAGAGGAATATCACTTCATAAGACCTGAAAAGGTCTTCCCTAAAATTTAAATGTGGCATGAAAAATGTTCCTCGAGGGTAGAAAAATTGGCCGCACTAGGAGGACTTCAGGACACGGGAGAAACAAAGCACACTCAAAGTCTGTGACTGACAGTGAGAACCACAGCTATGTTTTAAGTAGATCACTGGGTCTGGCCTAAACAAAAATGTCAACATCCAAGTGGTTGATGGGGGAAATAAGGTTGCACACTGGTCTGCGTAAGTAATTGATGATATGTGATGCTGGGAGGGCCATCACAGAAATAGGGTTCTGAAGGATGATCTGTTTAAGTACTCTCCATTTTAAGTGCCTCGAGaaaaggtttgttttgcttgtctgttgcctaaaaaaaaaaaaaagctgcttaatCTTGTTTAATGTCTCTGAACATTAGTCCAAAAGAGATGTTCAGAAATAATTGATACATATTTATGGATTTCTTCTCACATTTATTCAGACAAATTAAATCAAGTTCCATCATACACTgtcaaaaaaaccaaacaaacaaagaaaacaaaaaaaacacttgaaataatGCTTTGAGTTCTCCCATGTCCACACACTTCACAGAAAAGCCTTAAGAAGACCATTTGATTTGGGCTGTGTGTTCAGATATTtggcagagaagcagcactggCTATTCCAATAGGAAACATGTTAAGGGCACAGATAGGCCAAAGCAGAATTTGCTGAAACATAGGAAACGTAGGAGGAAGGAACATCTTCCAGGGAGACCTGGATAGGCTTGAAAAATGGACCCACAAAAACCTAGTGAGGTTCAGCACAGCCAAATTCAAGGTGTTGTATTTGAGCTGGGGCAACCCCAGACATTcagactgggagaaaaactcactgagagcagccctgctgaggaAGACTTGGAGACTTGATGGACAAAAAGttggatatgagccagcagtgtgcacttgcagcccatAGAGCAactgtattctgggctgcatcaacagaggggtggcagcatgaagagggaggtgactgtTTCACTCTGTACTGTCCTTGTGAGCCCCCACCTGGAGCACAGTGTCCAagcctggggctcccagcacaggagTGATATGGAGCTGTTGTGATGGGTCACAAGGATGGCCACGAAGgtgctcagagagctggagtACTTCCCTGGAGATAGGTTTGTTCAATCTGGGGAAGGCACCAGGGAGATCTCGTTGCAGCCTTTCTGTgtttaaagggagcttataaactCTTCGGCCTCAGTGTGccaaggagcagtgctgtgggcagggacgTGCCTGGGAGCTGTGGGCATTGCTGGAGCAATTCTGCCTGGTTAAGGGTTTAGCATTCCAAATAACCCACTGAACCTCCAGGCTCAAGGAAGTGGAAGCAGAGGGCTTGTGAGGCCTCCCAATACCACCTTGATGATGTGAAGAAATCACAGCCTTGCTTGTTTTAGCAGCTGCTGTAACTGTcccaaacagcaacaaaagtgGTCATTACCACCTGTATTTCACATATGTGCTGATTAGCAGCAATAAAATGGGTGGGTTTTTCAACAGTGCTACAGAGTCAAAGCATGTTTGATTTGTGGTCTCCTGGAATTGTTCATCTCTTTTGCATTTTAGGGAATATCTCTAGAGAAGCTGGGACTAATCAACCTaggattttatttcacattttttagTTAACGCAGGAAAACGATGGCCTTAACTAGGAACGGTTCCACCCCCCCTCGGGCCATACAGTAGCTGCGCTCGGTGGGAGGCGATCCGGCCGCTAAGAGGAGCAGAAGCGCATCTCCCCCTGCTGGGCAGCGCACACACCCCGAGCTCCCGACTGCTCCGCTCGCAGCACAGCCCCCCACGGACACGTTCAGGAGCGCATAAAAGCTCGCACGCTCCATCACCCAGAGCTCCGCCTGCTGGTCCAGAGCCCATCCCGCTCCTCGTAGCAGGACTACCAGCCCCAGGTTGCTCCGGGCCGCCGGGGGCGGTGCCGGCTGCGCTCACAGCCTTCGTTCCGCCCCGTGCTGCGCAGCATGGCCGGCTTCGCCGATCTGAACGTCCCGCAGGGCGCGGATAGGAAGGCCGTGCAGAGCGTGCTGGAGGCTGCGGCGAACCGTGAGTCGGGGCTGGGAGCGGGTGGATGTGTTGTTGAGGatggggtggctgtgctggaaggcGGCGctggctgagggctgcagcagcGGCGTGAAGGATGGAGAAGCGGGGCTGGACGGGGCGGAAGCTCCATGCGCCGGTCCTGCCCTGCCCAGCGAGGGCACGgggtctgtgctgtgcctgAACAGCGCTGTTATTATCTCCGGTTACTCTCCAACCTCTGCAGAGAACTTGTTCCAGGGTTACTGATCTTCAGCACAGGCTTTATGGCTTTCTCTAGTCCTGTCCACCACGGCAGTCTTTCTGTTTGTATCACCCTTCAATCGTGGTCACATCTCCCCTCATAATGCATCTTCCAGTCCGCTGCTGCAAGGCGCAGCCTTCGTGTCGATGCAGAGCCGGGacctggcagcctgtggcttaCCCCACTACCCCAGGCTCACAGCCACAcctcagcctgccctgctgtACCCATTAGGTAACCGTGCATCTCTGTGCGTACCCCAGCACTGGCCGTGCACAGTCCCTTGTCCTTGTTACTGTCAGTCAGTGAGGATGTGTTGTAAAGGCTGGCTtgtgctaaaagaaaaaattgtacTCTTAAGACACATCTTTGAGTTAACATTGAGCAAAATTCACTGTGAAAGGTAAATGTGCACATCGTTATTGATTTTGAGATATTTAAATAATGAGCATGTGACAGTTTTCTCCTTGTGTCTGTTTCCATTACTTGCTGATCAAAGCAGGCTcacaatgtgttttcttttttagtggGATATTCTGCAGTTGCTCTTAATCACGTCATcgattttaaagaaaagaaacaggtaaTTTCAGTTCAGCTTCTTTGTTGGTGATGTGTTTGCTCTCGTAAATCTCTGTGCCACTCCTCTATCCTTTGTTTTTACGCACTCACCTAAATGAAGgcatttgtatttatatttataacaGAACTCTGATTTTATAAGCCTGTATTACTGCCCTGGAGTTAATTTTTACTATGGTCTGTGAATTGTCcttaggaaatattttgttagtATGTTAAGCTTATTTTTGGAGTTGGAACACAACTTCTGTGTACATTCTAAACATCCCTGTTGTATTTTGGataactttgttttgttttcttttaaggaaataGCCAAGCCGGTGTCTCCATCAGAGCTGTTTCCATCTTTGCCTATTGTGCAGGTGTGTTTATTACGTTCCATCTATGTGTTGTTACACTGAGCtgcaatttttcctttcagtttatCCACTCCTCAGAGAAACACAGTGAGCCCTTCTTTCTGAAGGGCAGTTacaatatatatgttttatattagGGAAGCATAACTACAGACTTCCAGAAAATTATTATAGGCAAGAATTGGTGCAAGGCACAACTTTCTTTTTATAGTAGGCAGGGTGAAGGTTGCCACAAAGTTTgtcagcttttaaaatcttatattatttttccatcatAGGGGACATCTAAAAGACTTAAAGTCTTAACCCGGCTGACACTTGTTGTTTCTGATCCTTCCCACTGTAATCTCTTGGTAAGTACATTCAGTGtatctgcttgtttgtttgtttgttttaatttaattttctcaaCGAAAGAATGACACTTTGGGAGTTGTGTATTGGATTTAATGGATTTCATAGGATACTCAGTACTGATTTCTCAGACCAGATCTTTAGAATCTGAAGCATCATGACCCCTCACGCAAGTGTCTGTGAAACAGAACGTGATTGTGCTGATCGCTTATTAGTATGGGGTAGCAGTTCTgttcctttattcttttatttgaatTCTGGACTTCCATGTGTACACTAGAATACCAGGAGGGAGACcagtgtgtgtttgtggagCTGTGTGCTTGAGACAAAAGGTATGTGAGTGGATGGGACAAGCCTCAAAATGACCTCAGAGAATTGCTCACAGTAGAGACCTACTATTTAATTAGATTATCGTCTTTGTTTTGGTGCTTGAAAATGGTGAGGaaattttctcattattattttggttATAATCATTGTGTGTATGCTTGTCACCTGCCAGAAGTCAAGGTAGTaattatttcctccttttgtaGAGATCTACATCTGCAAATATAAGATTGTATGACATCATAGCTGTATTTCCAAAGACGGAGAAATTGTTCCATGTAAGTACTATCTGTGAGTTGTCATAGAGCTGGCACTAACCATCAGTGTCTTGGAGTGCTTTGAGtgcatgctttgttttgttttccattctatATAGCCATGTCATGGGGCTAATTAAACAATGTAGGTTCTCTGGTCAGCAGCAGGCAGACTAAAAGATTGGGAGAAATCCTAGAAGGGTAAAGGGCCTTGATGTGATCAGTTGGTCCTAAACGTCTGCAAGTGGTCTGACTGACTTGCTTTCAAATGCTCAGCTCAACTTCTTGTCAAAATGCTTTCATTGCAAAATGGGGGGAGAAAAAGTGGCACATCTGACCATCTCAGGAAGCTCCTGAGTCGTATCATTAAGAGTGAATTGGAAGAGTTGGTAGAGGTGATCTGTCTGTATTGCCCTTGGCAGACAGCAAGCTGATGTGCAATTTGAAGAATGCACTGTGTCacggagttatctagatcaatctatgtctgtgatggggggcagtaggcctgtgggctctccctccagccccaagaatggaaagaaaaaagggaaaggggtagggagatgggagttGGGCTCAAGGAGataaacagagcagcagcaacaatctaaggaggagaacttattttactaattatgATATCGGAATGCAACATAACACAATATAGTATGATCTAATTGAAATTGgggctaataaatcaagtgaaataagagagagaggtttctgaagaccaagaagcctactttaAAATTGAAGGTGCCACAacttggaagcacacccacacttACTGCCAGGCAGTGTGAGAGAGAGCCAGTGTCACTTCTGTGatgtgttttcctctctgaccGTGAGGTACTCTGGGACATGTAATTCTTCTCTGTgttccacatgatgttatgatgtggaataccgatagcaaaaattacaaaaccatgacacactGGGACACCAACTGCAAATGTGAGTCTCTTTGGAGGAATGCCGGAATTTACTTTCAAAGAGAGGTTGTCGAGAAGCTGACATTGTTTTTCAGTTAGGTTAAAGCTACTTTCTGGTGCTGCTCAATACCTATCTTTGGAACATTAAAActatatttttctgatttattttttttttaaattatttcctgtCCTTTTTGAAAACTTGTGAAGAGGCTGTAAAAGGAGGTGAACTTGAAAGGAGAAGAACTGAAGTATTTATTGTAACAGTGACAACTTAATGAAGCTCATTtccaactgatttttttttttcttcccttgccaGACTCTGAACTCCTGAGGGTGTGCAAGAGTCAAAAGTCTTCTAAAAGGCTTTCTACTTCTctccataattttttttttttttggggggggaggggggtgctCTGTTAACAGCATAAAATTATTGTGATTTATTCCAGATGCATGCCAGAGTCCTGAGGCAATCGGCTGGTGTAGTCGCCAAGCCACTCCACTCtaagatatttgaaaagtcGTGGCAGTCAGATGAAGTCCCAGTTGATTGGAATAAGGCAGTGGCACAGACATTTTTAAGGAGGGTAGAAGGGATGACCCAGGGAACTACTGacctgtcagcctcacctctgtgctgggaaggtCATGCAGCAGATCCTCCTGGTATCTGTGGTAAGGCACGTACaagagagggaggtgatatgGGGTAaccagcatgggttcatgaagggcaggtcctgcctgTTTTTTATGATGGTATAACTGCTTCAGTGAACAAGGGAAGAACCACTGCTGTCACCtgtctggacttcagtaaggcctaGATGCCATCTAGAGAGACCTAGACAGTGTCAGGTGGTGGGCCCAGGTGAgtctcatgaggttcaacaagtgcaaggtcttgcacctgggttgtggcAACCTCCACAATCAGTCCCAGCTAGGGGACATGAGGATGGAGCATGGCTGTGCCAAAAAGGACCTGGGATACTGGcagatggcaagctggacataagccagctcgcagcccagaaagccaccTGTATTCttagctgcatcaaaagaaacgTGGCCAGGAGGGTGAGGGAGCTGATCCTGCCTGCCTCTCTGTTCTGCGCTGGGTGAGACCTCACTTGGATTGCTGTATCTGCTTGTAGAGTCCTCAGTGtaggagagatgtggacctgtcggagcatgttcagaggagggctgcagGAATTGTCTAAGAGATTAAACACTTCCATTGTGAGGACAGGCTaagagagctgaggctgttcagtctggagaaggctcaagaggaaacattcaaggtcaggctagatgGGGTTCTGAGCAATGTAGGTGTCCCTCTTCCatgcaggggagttgaactaaATGACTTTTAAGGGTCCATTCCTACCCAAACCATCCTGTGATTGTTCATACTTAATGACTTGGATGAGGCAGAGTGGCAGAGAAAGGCAGGGAGGAGCTTCTCATTGATCTCAATTCTCAAGTGGGCTCACTCAATTTGTCGTGTGTTCAAGCAAGTGCCTGAAATCTGTTGAAGGTAGGCAGCAGTAGTACACTGTAAGGCTTTGGAGGGGGGACAGGGGCTTGTCaggtggttgttttgttttcagacatcCCTCAGTTCTGCTGGTGCAGTCGGGCATCTCTGGCTGGCTGTGGTTTCCCAGCAGATGGGGCTCTTGCCCATGGTAAAGCCAGGCAGGCACTGGGCTGTGCAACTGCTACATGGTGTTTTCTGGATGAAGTTTTTGTGCTTCAGGTCGTTTTAGGATGCTGGGTAACCTTAATCTGCCTGAATGTGAGACTTGTCCAGGagccagagctgggctgaaTGTGGGCTCTTTAGAGAAATCTCCCCTGCTTCTGGAACTGATTAGGAGGGCTTGTTTTCTCATCACATAGGGGCAGCTTGCCTGCTTCTGGTGTGTATTCTtgctctccattttttttttttttcttggatttctcTCTTCCTGAATTTTCTATGGCCTCACTGTCATGTTTTCTAGGACATGATTCAGAGCTATTTGCATTGAGCAAATTCCTGTAAATCAGCTCTGTCTAGGTGGTAGTTTGTATTCCACGTAAGGATGGCATTAGAACTGGCTACAGTACTGATAAACTTGCATTCCAGGTTTGCATTTGTAGTATATTCAACCTGTATTCTGCCTGAGAGAGCTAATAAAGTTAGGGCTTGAAGATAACGTTCAGTTTGAAGGAAGTTCTATCAACAGCTAAGGTAAGAAATATTCCTAAAGCTGGGCCTCTGCTCTCATGTCTGCAAATTACATGTGAACAGACCATTGATAGAGTTtgcagagccctgtgctggaGTAGAGTGTCACAATCCTGCAGCCCCGCCACGGGACTTCAGCCCCACTGCTTTCATGCTGGtgcaaggagggagggaagggctggCACCTGGCCCAGATGGATTTGGAGCAGTGGGTGGCAGGTTTCTGAGCATGGAGAGTTCCTCTATACATCAGAAATTCCTTTTGAGCATGTTCAACATACTTCATCTTATTTGTTACAATGCTGCTTACAGGTGTTAATCTGGTCCTGTGAAATCATCTTTTCAGGGTAGACATATATAATTCCTACAAGTCTTGTGTGCGTGAGATTATATATAAATCGAGGGCTTGCTTTTAAGgccatttaattttctgtatgtgttaATGTGGAGATCTTCCACCATTTGTTCCTTCATTCTCCCTTAATACAGGATATGAACTGTGGTGTGAGTTCAAAGCTAAGTGTTTAAACCATGAGCTTAGGTGCCAACTTAAGACTTCTCCAGATGCTTAATTTTTAGAAACAGTTGTCTTTCTTATCCAGACAGGAAAGTGAGGCACTGTGGTGTGGACCCAGTACTGGGCACGTGGCATCTTTCATCACTTCTAAAATTCTTtccttgtttcagttttttcttgGTTGCTGATGGTAAAAATACTCGAACAGCTGCAACACTGGGAGAATGATGGGTCCTATATTAGCTGTATGCTCTTTTGCCAAAAACCAGCACTGCTTCTGCATGTACCATGtcagaaaagaataaagcaataagttttgtttttgggttggTCATTATTGTATTGGAAAAGCAGTTCTGTAAATGAAAAAAGGGTTGGGATTTGTAGCCCCAAATGCTCTAGCTGTGCACTTTGAGCACTGCTGTTTTATTGGCACACCTGAAAGGTGTTGTACTACATTTCAAAATTGAACTGCCTCTGGAGAGGCATTTCTTGTATTAAGAAATGGTACATCTAATAATCTgttcctgtttctttgcttaGATTGCTTGCACAACTCTTGATGTGGATCTAGTATGCATAAATGTAACAGAGAAGCTTCCGTTCTACTTCCGAAGGCCTCCTGTAAATATGGTAAATTGACACCTATATTGTTTTCTGTCTATTAAATGTCAGTCTGAGTTGAGTTCCCTACAGTTTCTTTCTCACCATTCCCACTCAAGtggttctttttattttcttgcgTAATTTATTGTTTTAGATGTCGTTCACTTCAAAGCCTCCACTTGCAGCATTTAATACACAGTGATAtgtatttgttctttctcctttctacCCTGTTTCTGAAGATAGGAAGGGTGTTTCCAAGGAGTGGAAACAGAACCTTATGATTACTGCTGTGCTAACCAGTGAGGTGTAGTGTGATTGCTGACAGAGCTGCCTCCTAAATGAGAAGGGATGCAGCTGTGTCAGATAAATAGTCCTGTAATTTAAAAGGTGGGAGAATGTGAATGACAGTGTTAATTTGGGAGAAGGACATTGTGTTAGATATTCAGAGGGTGACATATTGAATCCATACTTAGTCAAAGGAATGTCTTGGGAAGTAAACCAAGTGTGGGATTGCTCAGTATCCTCTGTGGTACTCGAGCTAGCTGTCTGCATGTATCAAGTATTTTGCTAATATAATTCTGCCTACTGTAGGTGGTTTGGCAGAAAACTTAATCTGAACGTGCGGTTATGTGAACcagtattttcctttaagtttATGTTACTGATTGTTCTGCGTGGACATGTTTGGCTGGTGTTTTAGTGCATTAGGATTTAAAGCTGGAACTGGCTAGAAGTCCTGCTTCTGTCTTTTAGAGAAGCCTTAACCTAGAATAAACCAGAATCAATCCTGACAGACCAAAAGTAATGATTTGGAATTTTTCCACAAACTTAAAATTCAGTATTCCATTTGGGAATAAAAATGTTGTGTGAAATGTTGTCTGAAAGTACCCTCGCTGCCTGAAACTCTGGGAGCTGACCCAGGTGAGGAGGTACTTTCCTCATAAGCTGTTTCTCATCTTCCATACTTCCAGCTTCAAGACAGTCTCTTGACTTGTTGTGTACATCCTCAGGCAGTgaggtttgcttgttttgatgCCAGGTTGgctggcagctggaggagcagggatGAGGTTAGGTGTATCCTTACTTTGAAATGGGTGTATTGCCATTacctgttttggttttgataaGTACggtcttttcttcttgtttgcaGATGTTGGACTAGCTCTGTGTGAAACATTTGATATGTACATAGCTACATATCTACTCAGCTTCCATGCAGCCATTATGGCTGGATTAATTCCATCTGTATTCAATTATTGGACTCTTCTTACTATATTAGCATTGTAGTGTTTTATAATATGATTGAAAGCATGAAGTAACATTTGGTGCAAATTTATTATAGGCCAAGGGATGAGGAGCTTCTAGCTTTGAATTGTCTTTACCACTATATATCTTATAGGAAATTGTTCAACCTTTCTCTGTACattcaagaaaacaagaatacaAGGGCTTTGGGGAGGTACTTTCACAGACAGCAAAGGGTGTTAAAGCAACTGAACACACACTAAGTTCTGCTATTTGGAAtcagct encodes the following:
- the RPP30 gene encoding ribonuclease P protein subunit p30 — protein: MAGFADLNVPQGADRKAVQSVLEAAANLGYSAVALNHVIDFKEKKQEIAKPVSPSELFPSLPIVQGTSKRLKVLTRLTLVVSDPSHCNLLRSTSANIRLYDIIAVFPKTEKLFHIACTTLDVDLVCINVTEKLPFYFRRPPVNMAIDRGIYFELLYTPAIKDSTMRRYTFSNAISLMQICKGKNIVISSAAERPLELRGPYDVANLGLLFGLSEGEAKAAVSTNCRATILHGETRKSACGVVYTVKKLHKVEEEETVPACKKAKTQA